Proteins encoded by one window of Chryseobacterium foetidum:
- a CDS encoding T9SS type A sorting domain-containing protein: MNKFLPTRVMGVLGIAVSSLAFAQNYQTMPIASGLNADVIANGVGSSMTSTSTDVDGVSFAFISRDFQLTSSSTALTYGLPVNQIINSVVASTPGLSYILPSYSGNNSLKLSNQNDSGTIVFTTPKAAFKLYMLATTGSGSSTVNVVVNFTDNTSQTFTDVAVSDWYNNSGFAVQGFGRINRTNDTLESGSGTNPRLYQSLLNIDAANQSKPIQSVTITKTSSVQGHANIFAFSADAYSDCAAPTLNPVGALTANTAAVSWTPANGTTATSYDVYYSTTNTAPTSSTTPNLTGITGNSTTIPGLAPTTTYYYWVRANCSTTTGQSLWSFSGSFTTLCAAVVPAYTNTFTPFPGGCWALNLVGGDSTSGPTGTGTALWVQDGYLNNGSTGAARINLYSTNRRGWMKTVPFDLSGGGYRVKFDYGVTAFTGTASIAMGTDDYVQFLVSNDGGSTWTVLQTWNNTNAPSNTLNTYSYDLTGYNSANTVFAVFGTDGTVDDPQDYNFYVDNFIVEAAQLATAETSLAKKEIKVSPNPFTDVINISEFKDIKTLKVTDLSGRTLKTIENPEAQINLGDLSGGLYLLNLQFKDGSQKSVKVIKK, encoded by the coding sequence ATGAACAAATTTTTACCAACTCGTGTGATGGGTGTCTTGGGTATTGCTGTAAGCTCCCTCGCATTTGCACAGAACTATCAGACAATGCCGATTGCTTCAGGTCTTAATGCAGACGTAATCGCCAACGGTGTAGGCTCTTCAATGACATCAACTTCTACGGACGTAGATGGTGTTTCATTTGCTTTTATTTCAAGAGATTTTCAGCTTACATCTTCAAGCACAGCGCTCACGTATGGTCTGCCGGTAAACCAAATTATTAATTCTGTAGTAGCCAGCACACCTGGATTGAGCTACATTTTACCAAGCTATAGCGGCAATAATTCTTTAAAGCTTTCCAATCAAAACGACAGCGGAACTATTGTTTTCACAACTCCTAAAGCAGCATTCAAATTATACATGCTTGCTACTACAGGAAGTGGTTCTTCAACAGTAAATGTTGTGGTTAATTTCACAGACAACACTTCTCAGACATTTACAGATGTTGCAGTTTCAGACTGGTATAACAATTCAGGATTTGCAGTTCAGGGCTTTGGAAGAATTAATAGAACTAATGACACTCTGGAATCCGGAAGCGGAACAAACCCAAGATTATATCAATCTTTACTTAATATTGATGCCGCTAATCAAAGCAAGCCAATTCAAAGTGTAACGATTACAAAAACATCTTCAGTACAGGGACATGCCAACATCTTCGCATTTTCTGCAGATGCTTATTCAGACTGTGCAGCTCCCACATTAAATCCTGTTGGTGCACTTACTGCAAATACAGCAGCAGTATCATGGACGCCCGCTAACGGCACCACTGCCACAAGCTATGATGTTTATTACAGTACAACCAATACTGCACCTACATCATCTACCACACCTAACTTAACTGGCATTACCGGTAATTCTACAACAATTCCAGGGCTAGCTCCCACTACAACCTATTATTATTGGGTACGTGCCAATTGTAGCACAACAACAGGACAAAGCTTATGGTCTTTCTCAGGAAGCTTTACAACATTATGCGCAGCTGTAGTACCTGCATATACAAATACTTTTACCCCATTCCCAGGAGGATGTTGGGCTCTCAATCTCGTAGGAGGAGACAGTACAAGTGGTCCTACAGGCACAGGAACTGCACTTTGGGTACAAGACGGATATTTAAACAATGGAAGCACTGGAGCTGCAAGAATCAACCTTTACTCAACCAACAGAAGAGGATGGATGAAAACTGTACCATTTGATCTGTCAGGAGGTGGCTATAGAGTAAAATTTGATTATGGAGTAACCGCTTTTACAGGCACAGCATCTATTGCAATGGGAACAGATGACTATGTACAGTTTTTAGTATCGAATGACGGCGGATCAACATGGACGGTTCTCCAAACCTGGAATAATACCAATGCACCATCTAACACATTAAATACTTACTCGTACGACCTTACCGGATATAACAGTGCCAATACCGTATTTGCTGTATTCGGGACTGATGGTACTGTAGACGACCCTCAGGATTATAACTTTTATGTGGACAACTTTATTGTAGAAGCTGCACAGTTGGCAACAGCTGAAACATCTTTAGCTAAAAAAGAAATTAAAGTTTCTCCAAATCCATTCACAGATGTAATCAATATCTCAGAATTTAAAGATATTAAAACTCTAAAAGTAACAGATCTATCCGGAAGAACGCTTAAGACAATTGAAAATCCTGAAGCGCAAATCAATTTAGGTGATTTGAGTGGCGGATTATACCTGCTAAATCTACAGTTCAAAGACGGATCGCAGAAAAGCGTGAAAGTCATTAAAAAGTAG
- a CDS encoding pyridoxal phosphate-dependent aminotransferase has product MPNISNRAQNMPASPVRKLVPFALKAKQNGTKVYHLNIGQPDIETPETALNALKNIDLKVLEYALSEGNLEYRNALRDYYHSLDFTDLTADNFIVTNGGSEALNFAISTLCDDGDEVIIPEPYYANYNGFTSTFNVNVVAVPSTIDTGFALPPIEEFERKITAKTRAIVICNPGNPTGYLYTREELQQLAAIAVKYDIVIISDEVYREYVYDGKQQISMLAFPELADNCIIIDSESKRYSMCGVRIGCMVTRSKKIHDAAMLFAQARLSPVLLGQIAAAAAHQNDGAYIRAVREEYTHRRNVLVEQLNAIPGVICPKPKGAFYCVAELPVDDTEVFAQWLLEKYTNKGETIMVAPAGGFYSNPELGKKQVRIAYVLNEKDLRRSAEILRDALEKYNLEK; this is encoded by the coding sequence ATGCCAAACATCTCCAACAGAGCTCAGAATATGCCGGCGTCTCCGGTAAGAAAACTGGTTCCTTTTGCCTTGAAAGCAAAACAAAACGGTACAAAAGTCTATCACCTGAACATCGGTCAGCCGGATATCGAAACTCCGGAAACTGCGCTGAATGCTTTGAAAAATATTGATCTTAAAGTTCTGGAATACGCCCTTTCTGAAGGCAATCTAGAATACAGAAATGCACTTAGAGATTATTACCATTCACTGGATTTTACAGATCTTACTGCTGATAATTTTATTGTAACCAACGGTGGTTCGGAGGCTTTAAACTTTGCCATTTCCACACTTTGTGATGACGGAGATGAGGTGATTATCCCTGAGCCGTATTATGCCAATTATAACGGATTTACAAGCACTTTCAACGTAAATGTTGTAGCTGTTCCTTCTACAATTGATACTGGCTTTGCGCTTCCTCCAATTGAGGAATTCGAGAGAAAAATTACGGCAAAAACAAGAGCTATCGTGATCTGTAATCCCGGAAATCCTACCGGTTATCTTTACACCCGCGAAGAACTTCAGCAACTGGCGGCAATTGCTGTGAAATACGATATCGTAATCATTTCAGATGAGGTTTACAGAGAATATGTTTATGATGGAAAACAGCAAATTTCGATGCTGGCTTTTCCTGAGCTGGCCGACAACTGTATCATTATCGATTCAGAATCCAAAAGATATTCTATGTGTGGTGTGAGAATCGGTTGTATGGTTACGCGTTCGAAAAAAATTCATGACGCAGCAATGCTTTTTGCGCAGGCAAGATTAAGTCCTGTTTTATTGGGACAAATTGCAGCAGCAGCAGCTCATCAGAATGACGGAGCTTACATCAGAGCCGTGAGAGAAGAATATACCCACCGAAGAAATGTTTTGGTAGAGCAGTTGAACGCTATTCCTGGAGTAATCTGTCCGAAACCTAAAGGTGCTTTCTATTGCGTTGCTGAGCTTCCTGTAGATGATACCGAAGTTTTTGCTCAGTGGCTTTTAGAAAAATACACCAACAAAGGAGAAACGATTATGGTTGCTCCCGCAGGTGGTTTCTATTCTAATCCTGAACTGGGTAAAAAGCAGGTGAGAATTGCGTATGTTCTTAATGAAAAAGATCTTCGCAGAAGTGCCGAAATCTTAAGAGATGCCCTTGAAAAATACAATCTCGAAAAATAA
- the murB gene encoding UDP-N-acetylmuramate dehydrogenase — protein sequence MKENFSLKPFTTFGVEAKAKYFVEVNSAEELIEMLQPSNAPTGHPELVEGLQPLFLGGGSNILFTKDYDGLVIKLNLKGISKEVLNENEVLITAQAGENWHQFVLYCLSKNYGGLENLSLIPGNVGTSPMQNIGAYGTEIKDTFVSCKVVNLETLEVETFDLEKCRFGYRDSIFKQEGKGKYVILEVTFKLTSNIHAIKTEYGAIKNELENLGILNPTIQDVSKAVINIRQSKLPDPKEIGNAGSFFKNPTIPLAQFEDLKSKFENILGYRNGDFVKVPAGWLIEQCGWKGKQIGNVASHKLQALVIVNATGNASGKEIFDFSTLIINSVKEKFGIELEREVNIL from the coding sequence ATGAAAGAAAATTTCTCTTTAAAACCTTTCACAACTTTTGGTGTAGAAGCTAAAGCAAAATATTTCGTGGAAGTAAATTCTGCTGAAGAATTAATTGAAATGCTCCAACCCTCAAACGCTCCAACTGGTCATCCTGAGCTTGTCGAAGGACTTCAGCCCTTATTTCTCGGCGGTGGCAGCAATATTTTGTTTACCAAAGATTATGACGGATTGGTCATTAAATTAAATTTAAAAGGAATTTCCAAAGAAGTTTTAAATGAAAATGAAGTTCTTATCACGGCTCAGGCGGGCGAAAACTGGCATCAATTTGTTCTATATTGTTTAAGTAAAAACTATGGTGGACTGGAAAATCTTTCATTAATTCCGGGGAATGTGGGAACATCGCCAATGCAGAATATCGGTGCTTACGGAACGGAAATTAAGGATACTTTTGTGAGCTGTAAAGTTGTAAATCTTGAAACTCTCGAAGTGGAAACTTTTGATCTTGAAAAATGCAGATTTGGATACAGGGATTCTATTTTTAAGCAGGAAGGAAAAGGAAAATATGTCATTTTGGAGGTTACTTTTAAGTTAACTTCAAATATTCACGCAATCAAAACCGAATACGGAGCAATCAAAAATGAACTGGAAAATTTAGGAATTTTAAATCCCACCATTCAGGATGTTTCCAAAGCGGTCATTAATATCAGGCAAAGTAAATTGCCGGATCCAAAAGAAATTGGAAATGCAGGAAGCTTTTTTAAAAATCCAACAATCCCTTTGGCTCAGTTTGAAGATTTAAAATCAAAATTTGAAAATATTCTAGGTTATCGGAATGGTGATTTTGTAAAAGTTCCTGCCGGCTGGCTCATCGAACAGTGTGGTTGGAAAGGAAAGCAGATCGGAAATGTAGCCTCTCACAAACTTCAGGCGCTGGTGATTGTCAACGCAACAGGAAATGCTTCAGGAAAAGAAATTTTCGATTTTTCAACGCTGATTATCAATTCGGTAAAAGAAAAATTCGGGATCGAACTGGAAAGAGAGGTGAATATTCTTTAG
- a CDS encoding cation:proton antiporter gives MAKYRNIIFYVATIVFFSGLMYWFFVEGKTLEIGENIPPAKASGNTMWETFTDSFLSNLHHPLALLLTQIVTIIMVAKLFGWICVKLKQPSVIGEMIAGIVLGPSLFGMYFPEISAFLFPKESLGNLQFLSQIGLILFMYIVGMELDLSVLRKKAHDAVVISHASIIIPFALGVGLSYFIYKEFAPEGIQFSSFALFIAIAMSITAFPVLARIVQERNLHKTKIGTVVITCAAADDITAWCILAAVIAVVKAGSFSGSIFVIIMAIVYVFIMIKAVRPFLHRIAESQKGKGFISKGLVAVFFLILIISAYATEVIGIHALFGAFMAGAIMPENVKFRNLFIEKIEDVALVLLLPLFFVFTGLRTQIGLLNDPHLWKIGGFIILTAVVGKFVGSALTAKFLKLSWKDSLTIGALMNTRGLTELIVLNIGYDLGVLGPELFAMLVIMALFTTFMTGPCLDLINYLFKGKKSSLEEEDDDGENDAKYRVLLSFETPASGSTLLKLADNLTSKMNGNKSITAMNIAPVDELHAFDIEDFEKEQFKNVIETSEELSLEVTTLFKASTDLENDLTNISNKGNYDLLLIMLGKSMYEGSLLGRLLGFTTKIINPEKLLNTVKGKSNIFNNSPFDDSTLQILDNTNIPVGVLVDRKFTSADRVFIPIFNLSDFYLLEYAKRLINNNNSQIIILDVAGQIRNNIEVKELIRSIEQVAPNHITLYNEKQIEKEFLQGQDLMLISKKSWRGLIDSKSLWLSDIPSTLIISNP, from the coding sequence ATGGCAAAGTATAGAAATATTATTTTTTATGTAGCAACGATTGTCTTTTTTTCCGGATTGATGTACTGGTTTTTTGTGGAAGGAAAAACGCTTGAAATCGGTGAAAATATTCCACCTGCAAAGGCTTCGGGAAACACAATGTGGGAAACGTTTACTGATTCTTTTTTATCGAATCTTCATCATCCGTTAGCGCTTTTGCTTACCCAAATTGTCACGATAATCATGGTGGCAAAACTGTTTGGCTGGATTTGTGTGAAACTGAAACAGCCTTCCGTGATTGGAGAAATGATTGCAGGAATCGTCTTGGGACCATCGCTTTTCGGGATGTATTTTCCTGAAATCTCAGCCTTTCTTTTTCCTAAAGAATCCTTGGGAAATCTCCAGTTTTTAAGTCAGATCGGTTTAATTCTATTCATGTATATCGTTGGAATGGAGCTCGACCTGAGTGTTTTAAGAAAAAAAGCACACGATGCAGTAGTCATCAGCCATGCAAGTATTATTATTCCGTTTGCTTTGGGTGTCGGACTTTCTTATTTCATATACAAAGAATTTGCTCCGGAAGGAATTCAGTTCAGTTCGTTTGCCCTGTTCATCGCCATTGCGATGAGTATTACAGCATTTCCTGTTCTCGCCAGAATTGTACAGGAACGGAATTTACATAAAACGAAAATCGGAACCGTCGTAATCACCTGTGCAGCCGCCGATGACATTACAGCATGGTGTATTTTGGCTGCGGTTATTGCTGTGGTAAAAGCAGGATCTTTTTCAGGATCAATCTTCGTCATCATTATGGCAATTGTGTACGTTTTCATTATGATCAAAGCGGTGAGACCGTTTTTACACAGAATTGCAGAGTCTCAGAAAGGAAAAGGTTTTATCAGCAAAGGTTTGGTTGCGGTGTTTTTTTTAATCTTAATTATATCGGCCTACGCCACAGAAGTAATCGGAATTCATGCCTTATTCGGCGCATTTATGGCCGGAGCAATTATGCCTGAAAATGTAAAATTCAGAAACTTATTTATCGAAAAAATAGAAGATGTTGCTTTGGTTTTATTGCTTCCGCTCTTCTTTGTTTTCACTGGTTTAAGAACACAAATTGGACTTTTAAATGATCCGCATCTTTGGAAAATCGGTGGATTTATTATTTTGACTGCAGTTGTCGGGAAATTTGTAGGAAGTGCTTTGACTGCAAAATTTTTAAAGCTTAGCTGGAAAGACAGCCTCACCATCGGAGCTTTAATGAATACGAGAGGTTTAACTGAGTTAATTGTTTTAAATATCGGTTATGACTTAGGTGTATTAGGTCCTGAACTGTTTGCAATGCTTGTGATTATGGCTCTGTTTACCACATTTATGACGGGACCTTGTCTTGACCTTATCAATTACTTATTTAAAGGAAAAAAATCATCACTGGAAGAGGAAGATGATGATGGAGAAAACGATGCAAAATACAGAGTTCTTCTTTCTTTTGAAACGCCGGCTTCAGGAAGTACTTTGTTGAAACTGGCAGACAATCTGACCAGTAAAATGAACGGGAACAAAAGCATTACAGCAATGAATATCGCTCCGGTAGACGAACTGCATGCTTTTGACATTGAAGACTTTGAGAAAGAACAGTTTAAAAACGTTATCGAAACTTCTGAGGAACTTTCACTAGAAGTGACAACACTTTTCAAGGCTTCTACCGATTTGGAAAATGATTTAACAAATATTTCTAACAAAGGAAATTATGACCTTCTTTTGATTATGCTGGGGAAATCAATGTATGAAGGAAGTTTACTGGGTAGACTTTTAGGTTTTACCACAAAAATCATCAATCCTGAAAAGTTACTGAATACGGTAAAGGGGAAAAGCAATATTTTCAATAATTCACCATTCGACGACTCTACTTTACAGATTCTGGACAATACCAATATTCCTGTGGGTGTTTTGGTGGACAGAAAATTTACGTCGGCCGACAGGGTTTTTATTCCGATATTTAATTTAAGCGATTTTTATCTTCTTGAATATGCCAAGAGGCTGATTAATAATAACAATTCTCAGATTATTATTCTGGATGTTGCCGGACAGATCAGAAATAATATTGAAGTGAAAGAACTGATCAGAAGCATCGAACAGGTTGCTCCGAACCATATCACTTTATACAACGAAAAACAGATTGAAAAGGAATTTCTTCAGGGTCAGGATTTAATGCTGATCAGCAAAAAAAGCTGGCGCGGACTGATTGATTCCAAAAGTCTTTGGCTGTCTGATATTCCTTCCACCTTGATTATTTCGAATCCTTAA
- a CDS encoding LytR/AlgR family response regulator transcription factor produces MIKCVILDDELLAISYLKLLCEQIENVEVVKAFNDPKIFLSEINNLDCNLCILDIEMPGMTGLQVAEMISGSKKIIFTTAYKEYAAEAFDLNVVDYVRKPIKKERLVQAFEKASDLLVTTQRKEFIEWNTNIGKSTIFTEQIAYIKTSEIDSRDKDIILKDGTVIVLKNLNFKSLLEMLPTKDFAQVNKKEIIALSSVKVLSTNEIITTISTESDHFLKLQIGETYRNSLMEMFGK; encoded by the coding sequence ATGATAAAATGCGTTATTCTTGATGATGAATTACTGGCGATAAGCTATCTGAAACTTCTTTGCGAACAGATTGAAAACGTAGAAGTTGTAAAAGCCTTTAACGATCCTAAAATCTTCCTTAGCGAAATCAACAACCTCGACTGTAACCTCTGTATTTTAGACATAGAAATGCCGGGAATGACTGGCCTACAGGTTGCCGAAATGATTTCCGGTTCAAAAAAAATCATCTTTACCACTGCTTACAAAGAATACGCTGCCGAAGCTTTTGACCTGAATGTGGTGGACTATGTAAGAAAACCCATCAAAAAAGAAAGACTTGTTCAGGCTTTCGAAAAAGCTTCGGATCTTCTGGTCACAACCCAAAGAAAAGAATTTATTGAATGGAATACCAACATCGGTAAATCCACAATTTTCACTGAGCAGATTGCCTACATCAAAACCTCTGAAATCGACAGCCGCGACAAAGATATTATTCTCAAAGACGGAACTGTGATTGTTTTAAAAAATCTCAATTTTAAATCTCTTCTGGAAATGCTTCCAACAAAGGATTTTGCGCAGGTAAACAAAAAGGAAATCATCGCTTTATCTTCTGTAAAAGTTTTATCCACCAACGAAATTATCACGACTATTTCTACAGAATCTGATCATTTTTTGAAACTGCAAATTGGGGAAACGTACAGAAATTCTTTGATGGAAATGTTTGGGAAATGA
- a CDS encoding histidine kinase — translation MEGNYNLIHDYVIFTGVFAVFLFLTLSIYLFSRNQRLKIKNAKLSESNRLIQNRLNEVQLEHIGTKLNPHLFKNILNSVQSHAYQTYMSLDKLANVLDYILYESNNKFVSPKEELSFALSLIEINKIKVNPLFDFRIKSKIDKSDSVFEEKVFAPLISVDLIENAFKHTDFLAQDSFISIQMELDAGIFSMKVSNKASLKNVLHKDNSGFGSQSLDQRLKLIYSDFYTLRKNSKNGVFTAELTINLGEFYDKMRYS, via the coding sequence ATGGAAGGCAATTACAACTTGATCCATGACTACGTCATTTTCACTGGGGTTTTTGCCGTTTTTTTATTTTTAACACTCAGCATTTATTTATTCAGTCGAAATCAAAGGCTTAAAATTAAAAACGCAAAACTTTCCGAAAGCAACAGACTGATTCAAAACAGATTGAATGAAGTTCAACTGGAACATATCGGAACAAAACTGAATCCGCACCTGTTTAAAAATATCCTCAATTCCGTTCAGTCTCATGCTTATCAAACCTACATGTCACTCGACAAACTGGCAAATGTTCTGGACTATATTCTCTATGAAAGCAACAATAAATTTGTAAGCCCGAAAGAAGAACTGAGTTTTGCTTTAAGTCTTATCGAAATCAATAAAATCAAGGTAAACCCGCTTTTTGATTTCAGAATTAAATCTAAAATTGATAAGTCAGATTCTGTTTTTGAAGAGAAAGTTTTTGCTCCGCTGATTTCTGTAGATTTAATTGAAAACGCCTTTAAACACACAGATTTTCTGGCACAGGATTCATTCATTTCCATACAGATGGAACTCGATGCCGGAATTTTTTCAATGAAAGTAAGCAACAAAGCTTCGCTGAAAAACGTTCTTCATAAAGACAACAGCGGTTTCGGAAGCCAGTCTTTAGACCAAAGGCTCAAATTAATTTACAGTGATTTTTATACCCTTCGTAAAAATTCAAAAAACGGTGTTTTCACAGCAGAACTAACAATCAATTTAGGTGAATTCTATGATAAAATGCGTTATTCTTGA